The genomic segment CTAAGGGAGCTACTTGGTATTAGCATACTACAAAACAAATTTGAAGGATGATGTTCTTATTAAGCCGATGTTTACCTTATCGGTTTAAGGGAGATATTATTGAATTGTTAAAGGTTTGTCGAAGTACTTAGTTATCTGTCTTGTCAAATAAAATCTGTTAGTCATTGTTTACTATTAACAAAGTATTACAGAAAATAATTATCTTAGCATATTTGTTATTTAGTGGTCAAATATTGTTGCTATTTTTATGGTTTTTTTCATATGTATATTTGCCTATAAAAGGCTCATTGctgaataaaaaatatatataatagaaaacaaaattcttctctttgtttgatttatattttattctctGAATCACTAACCACAAATctatatgttcatttaacttgaagtttaaaaaatacaatTCGAACCATTTTTgcttataaaacatatatgtttatttgatttgaagtttaaaaaatcaagtttgaattattttttgttatgaaacatagaaaatatatctttaaaaaatattaataatagccTACTTTTTCATGTGAAAGAAtgcataataaaaaaatatgtaagaAATATTAATAgcattcaaatttttatttgaaataatgcatagttatgtatcaattaaataaataaataaactaaattaaattaaaattatatcaattattaactaataataGGGAAAATAATGCATAATGATGTATCAAtctatcaattaaataaattaattttatttaacttgaagtttaaaaaattaagtctgaacctctaactaaaaattaatatgttcatttagcttaaattttaaaaaattaaaaacatacATTAATcgtatataaatcaatcaaatcaacaaacgTTAGAGCAATATTATATGAGTATGTTCATTTTAATAAGTCGGTGAAATCAcaatacattattattattattacaaaaaataaaaaactaaaattattcATATCGTGATGTCCTCACAATTATTTCAAAACAATAAAGCACCAACatctacaaatatttatttatgctaaATTTATATATCGAAACATATGCAAATCAAATATTAGATCACTAAAAATGTATGGATGAGTGTTATAGATAAATATAAATGAGATAATGACATATTTATATATTGATTTAACATTAAGTTAAAAAAGTTAAGTATGAAacattttttgttaaaaaaaatagaaaatatattataggtttaaaaaatactaaccacaaatttatatgtttatttaacttgaagtttaataaatatattttaaattatttttggttataaaacatatatgtttatttaatttgaagttTGAAAAATTAAGTCTGAACAGCTAACAAAAAatctaacaaaaaatttatatgttcatgtaatttgatgtttaaaaaattaagtccttaccatttttggttataaaacatagaaaatatatttaaaaatagaaaaatttattgtaggtttaaaaaatactaacaataaatttatatatatgttcatttaacttgaagtttaaaaaataaagtttgaactatttttaagtataaaacatatatgtttttttaacttgaagttttaaaaattaaatccgaaccgctaacaaaaaatttatatgtttatgcatttgaagtttaaaaaaacatagaaaatatatttaaaaataaaaaatatattgtaggtcaaaaaaatactaaccatatatttatatgttcatttaaattgaagtttaaaaaataaagtttgaactatttttagttatcaaacatatatatttttttaatttgaagtttaaaaaattaagtctgaaccatttttggttataaaacatagaaaatatattagaaaatagaaaatatattttaggtttaaaaaatactaaccataaatttatatgttcatttcagttgaagtttaaaaaataaagtttgaactatttttagttataaaacatatatgatttttttttaaatttgaagttttaaaaaattaagttcgaaccgctaaccaaaaatttatatgtacatgtaacttgaagtttacTAATCATAAATTTATACGTtcatttaaattgaaattaaaaaaataaagtttgaactttttttatttataaaacatacatgttttttttaacttaaagtttaaaaaattaagtccgaaccgctaaccataaatttatatgttcatttaaatcgaagtttaaaaaataaagtttgaactatttttatttataaaacatatatgttttttgtaacttaaagtttaaaaaattaagtccgaattgttaacaaaaaatttatagatatatgttaatttaacttgaagtttaaaaaataaagtttgaactatttttaggtataaaacatatatgtttttttaaattgaagttttaaaaattaaatctttaacttgaagtttaaaaataaagtttgaactatttttaggtataaaacatatatgtttttttaaattgaagttttaaaaattaaatctgaacagctaacaaaaaatttatatattaatgtaacttgaagtttaaaaaaattaagttgaaatcattttttattataaagcttagaaaatatattgatgtgaaataatgcatagtaaaataaaatgtatcaattaaacaaattaggtaattagataagaaaattgaaaagtcacctaaattaataaataagacattaattaagtaatagtTGGAAAAGGGTAAccaagtaaattcacaattcaaactcatatatttataatagtatagaatagatatatatatatagacacacacacatgtgTGTATCTAATATGTATCTATACATATATTGTGTAAATATGGCTTCAAGGTTAATAAAATTAGCAGCTGGAAGTAATCTTCaagaatatttatatataagtcAAACTTCGACTtgaattattttgtttctaattctacttttctaaaaaatattttcctgTGTAGGATATGGACAAGAGATATATGGCCGGCCGGAAACAAATTATATTTCACTTTCGTATTtaagattaataaaaaatttcttttgtttgctACTATACATGCATATGTTGTCCTACACAGGTCAGGATCTTGACATATGTCATTTTTTGAGATCTTGCTCAAGCTTAAAATCCAATATTCGAGTACGATATTAAAAACGAACACATGTCAAGATCTTAATCCGTAAACAAATCGTTGTAACCCATGGACCGATGGAACAATTCGTTAGTTCAGACTAGTAGACAAGTTATTGGCACGTAATATTCATTGTGTACGCGTAATCTATATCATGAGCTTGAAagacaaatatttatttattttttaaaaaaaagatggACGAAAGCACATCACATGAAACATGAATGGTATATTTTATTCTTATAGTCATATTAGGTTTCACGTatgttttatttaatattatataattaataaatatttcatttttttagggtataaatatttcatttctaAAAATTGTTTCTAAGCTATCAATACCCATAATCTATTAAAATCTTCTACATGTGTCATATATATATGGTTGTGAAAGATTTCATATAATTGATCCAAGTTCGGATATGAGCATCATATCAAAACGATATATACGTATATAATTGGAAGatttcaatttaaaattttgaagttCTTCAGATTCACGTCAAATTAGTTCAAGATAAATCAGATCAATTTAATTTGAACATATTTGAAAGCACTAATTCTCAAAAGATTGTTAATTTGGCTATAGCTAAGGCCGAAAAGAAGAAAATTAGTAGTTCAAAGTCAACAAACATATATATTatcattcaaaattttaaatctgTTTACATTAATAAAATGTAATTATGACACAGAAGAATTTTGTTAAATATTCCCGGTTTCTTCAATGGCACAACATGACGTAAGTTGAAAATATAATTTGGTGATTTTTTGCATTACTCGTGTAGATTTAATAAAGTTACATGCATTAATTTTCTTATTCTCAAATATTCccataatttataaatttatataggTTGAaattgcaatatatatatatatatatatatatatatatatatatatatatatatatatatatatatatatatatatatatatatatatatatattagtttaAAAAGAAATGGTTGCGAAGCTAACAATTTACGGATGTCCTCGACAACGACTGCCTAATTTATTTAAGGAATacgtctcttatgagacggtatcatgaatctttatctgtgagacggtcaatcctaccgatattcacaataaaaattaatacttttaacaaaaaaaataatattttttcatggatgacccaaatatgagatatgtctcataaaatacgacccgtgcgactatctcacacaagtttttgcattATTTAAGTCATAcataaaaaatgaaatatattttatttaataaagatGTTAGGCTGTATTGCACATGGAACACAcggtattttattttctatATTTGGAATTAGATCTCACGATCAAATTGCGTCGAAAAAAAACTATTCCGATATTTGTCTTTTTAATTCGGATACAAAACTTGAACTCGATATTTTATTTGAAGGAAACGATGGATTCGTGTCTTCCACGCGATGCATACGTacgtattaatatttttttgttactaataatcaattaattcacccttaaaattaatttaatataaaaatgtttttctacATTATCGAATTAGTACATAGATTATTGAACTTGGTAGAATTTTCTAGAAATAATTTGTGTGAGTTTTTACTTTGTAGAATTCTaaagaattcaataaaatattcCATATTTAGAATGATCCATTGTAAATGTCTAAAAAATATCTAAGAAATActccacatatatatatatatatatatatatatatatatatatatatatatatatataattatggaGACTTAATCTCCACCGTATGTTGATATTGATCTTAGTCATCTATTCTTTGGATGAGTAGTATAAATAGGTTCACCACTTTATTTGTGAAATGCAATAAAGCAATACAAGGTTATTTTCTCTCAAAAGTTTaatttttctcttgtattcttGTTTTGTGTAGGCCTACTTAGATTCTTTTGGGGAAGTTTGATTGTCTCACATGTCCGAGTTCGAAAAATTAAGAACATGATACTCAAAATattatacaatatttttttataatataactAACTAAAAACGATAATtttgaaatgaaaaataatacttaATTTGGATATAAAAGTAATAATCTGGATCAGAGATCCGTCTCAAAAAATTGGTCTATGAAATGATTTTACAAAAATTTCTGTATATGTTTAAAACAAATCGGTCTTGAAGAAACAATGAAAAttgaattgaatttaattatttattgatattctttaaaatattgaattaaaattGACTGTTTTAATAAGTTTTTTTATTGGACAATTTTTGTTTATCAACCAGATTAGCTTATTAGTATGTAATTCCCCTAATTTTAAATTGAATTGGATTTATAATATGATTCTAATGTTTCAATTCGTCATCAATCGATCTTGATCAAATGCAAAAGATTTTCTTACACTTTAAAAAATatctcaataataataataataataggtGTATTCCTAAATAATACAATAGTTTCGAGTAAACATGTCATTAAATTTTCAATTTCAAACAAAAttgtgaaaataaataaaaaaaaacacatatattgaaaaatataattaatacaaaaaaataaaattaaatccatCACTCCAATCATGGttttatttttagaataaaaatatattaaataattaaataatttaatcccTATATTTAGGATAGATTCAGATATTAAAAGCAATGTAAGCCACAAAAGACGAACTTTGAATGAATTGAAACTTGGCTAGAGGGCAGCTTGCGAAGCCAGATTAACCGAGCTTAAACCTAAACTATGGTTGGTCTTCATAAATCCAAGAAATTGATGGTGCCATGGTTAATATGAAATTCAGACATTGTCACAAAGGAACAAGGAATTGTTTGGTATGATTGCTAAACAAATCCccagaaaataaatattttgttagaTATGAAAAATAATGATGATCATTTCAAATGAGATACTTGCAAAGGAAAGTAAAAAATGTGGCTAGCAAAGTTTCGAAGAGTCGAAGCAAATGACAGAACCCGAAGAGGaaaaaatgaaatcaaatatttcattCTAATTTTTAGTGTATTTTCAAGTGTTTCAGATTATATTTCAAATAGATACCAAGGTtgttacaaaaaataaaataaaatatttcattataATTTTCAGTATATTTTCAAGTGTGTCACGTTATATTTCAGAATGAATAATAATCGAAAACAAACCATTCCATTGATCCAAAACAAAGATGGCCTAATAGGATGCCTCATTTGATCAAGAAGAAACTGATGATTTTTGTCGATCAACTTATATAACACACTAGAACACGACATAGTAAAGATACCAGTTTGGTACAGAACAATTCCGAAAACACTAAAACATCATAATTCTGTCTTTTAACTTACAAAGAACATTATAGTTTCAAGCCATTGTACTTGGTTTTCTGCTGGCTAAAAGGAGCGTTGAACATTGAATTGAACCATCTTTAATCGACTCTTGTTTATGCTTCAGATATTAGTGAAGCTGAAACAATCAATCTTCTTGCTCTAAGAAAAGAGGAAAATATGCACACACTGACATTTCAGAAATATAAAGTAGTTTTTCGAGTTTTACCTGTAAGTGGGGTATCAGTTACATGCCTGAACAGGTCTTGCATGACCAAAAGCTGAACTATGACTCTGATTGAGTTCGTGTTTGGTTATTGGCATGACTTTTTCGAAGGCTTCAACAAGCAGTGCAACTTTCTTCTTGCGAGCTGGACCTAGTTTTGTGACTGTTTGTCTGAGTGCATAATCTACCATCCATTCCTCTGCGTTTTTCTTTTCATCCAGCTCTTGATGCCTTAGATCAACCTTCTCTGCTTCTGGTTCCGGTTCCAGCGGCAAAAAGTTTGGTTCCTTGGGATTGAATTGTCCCTCTTCATCACTTTCCTCCATGAACCTCTTGCATTTAGCTATTGCTATTGCGATTCCTTCACCGATGAACTGATCTGGAAGAAGTAGATTGTTTTTCGAGATTCCTCTGCCAACTATATTTTGGGTTGCAACTTGATCTGGTTTAGTTGCactttctgaactatcttcttTCATTTGATGAACGATAACGGCTTCAGCTTCTGTAGGGCTCAATGATTCGAGGTTCTCTTCAACTAAGATTCCAATGCCTTCTTCTGAAGAATTTTGAACCGACACATCAACATCTATAATTATATCACTAATGGCTTTATCACCAGAAGTGACCATTTCCTGGACAACATCCTTCAAGAGGTCAGCTTCTCCAACAGCGTCCTCGTTTGGAAGACATTCAAAGTTTAGAAAACCAAATGAAGCTTCTTCTTCAATCAGAAGGTCGGAAGGCGCCTCGGTGTCACCGAGCTGGGCAATCCTTTCTGGGGTCTTGTTGCCTTCAAAAGACAAGTCCTTATTTCCATAAATTGTTTCTGGCTCTTCCTTTGGGAACTCAATTGCTGCTGAAGTTTTCATGCCGATTAAACCATCCAGATAGTGAAATGAGACCTCAGATCTACAGTCATCTTTGCTAGACGCTGAATCTGAATTTAAACTATCTTCACTATAGGTGTCTTGTGACATATCATTTGCATCATATAAGCTATTGATGCAGTCGCGTGGCTCCTTGATGAACCCGTCATGAATCATCCCATTTTCATCTTGAAATCCATCCAAAGCACCCCCTTTCTCTTCCTTGGATGGCGATTcataatcaaaatcaagataAAGGGCAGAGTAACGCCCTGTCTCCCAGTCCGTATCAGAAGATTCAGAATCTGGTTCATATTGTTGAATACTAGACATGCTCTTTGTTGCAATATCATTCCAGATGCACAAGTTTCCAAGTTTTGTTTCCTCTTGGAATGACGACGGTGAGGAAATTTCTTCCGGTATTTTTGCCTCCAAGTACATATTTGTTTCATTCCTGTCCTCATCAAGAGTCTCATGAAAATTGATATCACCACCACCTAAAATTGTCTCCTCAACTTCTTCATAATCTGGTGCTATAATTTCATCTCCACCATGAACCATCGGAACAAAATCAGTAATTGATGTTTTTTTCTCCCCTGCACTGTAGATTTCAACAAAAAACCCAATTGGCTCCTCGAGAGTAAGAGGACAAACGAGTTTTTCATCAGATTTTGTATCATCTCCGGCAGGCCTCGCTTGTCGTGGAGACAGACATCCCAACTGCACGCTCCTTTGCTTCTTAAGCATAAGCCTTTTCGCCGACATGAAGCTCTTTAGAGGCGGCAGAGGATCATGAAGATGCCCATTAAGAGAACAGTAAGTATATGGGCAAACCTTGATCACAGACGTGCCCTCTGACTCGTTTCCCCCCTGATTCAGCACAAGATAATCTGGAAGCTTATAATCTTTCAAAGTCGAAGAACATGTTGCTCGAGCAATATCGAAATCCTCACATATAACAACCTTGGGACACTTTCTCACCAAAGCTCTTCCTGGTTTGAAACTAGGAGTTTTTATCAAAGTCCTCTTAATTTTTAAACCAGTCGTCCTAACAGATGTTTTTGCTGCCTTGTTTATAGAGTCTGCACTAAGTTTTGACGGGCGGTTCAAGTTTTTTCCATGCAGATCACTTGAAACAAGACTAGCTGGAGTACTTCTGGTACTAACCTGTAATTGCTCCTTTCTTGCCACGGAACTGCTGGTGGACTTCATATAATTCGGCAACTTAGGAGAACGATGATTTTCGAACTTTATTGATCCcgatttcttcattttctttgtcAAATCTACCCCTTTATTCTTGATATCCTGGTACTGCAACGAAGATGATTCAAGGTTTGCCAACCGAATTTCGGATTTAATACTATTGTCTTGGATACAAAGCTTGTTGGGAACCTTTCTTTGAACCATCTTCAAGGGAAGAACTATGAAAGAAGAAGCATGGGATTTAGGAGTTTGCGAAAAGGACTAAAGAAATTGAGGGAAAAATGTGATCATTGCTTTCCGTTTTTTGTCTAGACGGAAGATATCGATGGATATGGAGAGGGAGGAAGAATACAATATTCTTGAAATAATGGAAATGAGAGATTCCAAATTTAAGTGTTTTTTCTGTTGGTTTAAGTGTTGGgtgatctttctttctttttctttttcttttttttttgtcatgttatatgatttattggttacaaaatatattttaaataattaaattatcataattatatttttgaaataaaataattgttttttttctCATTTCAAATATATCTGACACAATAATTTCCTTATTATTTGGTAGTATGTAGTTGTAACTGGTGCAAGGAATTTGCAtaagattgatatgttaatgacTTAATTAGATGAGGTGTCTGCGCTGACATTTATAATGGGGCCCACagttacatgtatatatatatatatatatatatatataattgatttttaatttttttgtggaAAACTAatgtaatattaataataagatTTTATTTCCCCTGTATATAACTTTATACTGCCATCTGTATAATAAATGAATAATTTGTCAAAACTATAAGAATAGTTAAAGATCATTATTATATTTCTACGTATTGTCTTATTCATGAAGGATTGTGAAATTATAGTAAATCTTTTTGAGATGGTCTCATGAATATTTATCTGTAAGATaggtcaatcctatcgatattcaaaataaaaaaataatacttttaacataaaaaataatacttttcatgtatgacccaaataaaagattcgtctcacaaaatacgatccgtgagaccgtctcacacaagtttttgtcaccgagtagatatcttgtgagacggtctcacgaatttttatctgtgagacgtgtcaaccctatcgatatccacaataaaaagtaatactcttagcataaaagtaatattttttgtggatgatccaaataaaaatatgtctcacaaaatacgacaggtgatagtctcacacaagtttttaaaaATGACCTCCAATACCCTTTATTGTGGTATCTTTATTGTGATATGTCCATAAGAAAATTCTTTATATAATTACTACTTGCCGCTACGATTTTTACATTAACGACAAATTGTAAATTAAACAATTAGAacgaaaattataatttttgatcGCCATAATTCttacaataattattaaattgaaAGTGTGCCCACATCAAATAAaactttaataaaaaatataatattgtaAGTAAGATGAGTTAgtgtataataaaaatataataatacatCAAATAAaactttaataaaaatataatattgtaAGTAAGATGAGTTAgtgtataataaaaatataataataatgtaATTGTTATAGCGAAAAGGAAGCCGCACTGAACAAAGGGGTTAGCCAATGGCCGACACAAAGTGGCCGCCCCTTGGGCCCACCCGGACCGTCTACCAAACATAAAACCCCACGCTctcttattttaattaattaattaataattaaataat from the Primulina eburnea isolate SZY01 chromosome 3, ASM2296580v1, whole genome shotgun sequence genome contains:
- the LOC140826762 gene encoding uncharacterized protein, translating into MVQRKVPNKLCIQDNSIKSEIRLANLESSSLQYQDIKNKGVDLTKKMKKSGSIKFENHRSPKLPNYMKSTSSSVARKEQLQVSTRSTPASLVSSDLHGKNLNRPSKLSADSINKAAKTSVRTTGLKIKRTLIKTPSFKPGRALVRKCPKVVICEDFDIARATCSSTLKDYKLPDYLVLNQGGNESEGTSVIKVCPYTYCSLNGHLHDPLPPLKSFMSAKRLMLKKQRSVQLGCLSPRQARPAGDDTKSDEKLVCPLTLEEPIGFFVEIYSAGEKKTSITDFVPMVHGGDEIIAPDYEEVEETILGGGDINFHETLDEDRNETNMYLEAKIPEEISSPSSFQEETKLGNLCIWNDIATKSMSSIQQYEPDSESSDTDWETGRYSALYLDFDYESPSKEEKGGALDGFQDENGMIHDGFIKEPRDCINSLYDANDMSQDTYSEDSLNSDSASSKDDCRSEVSFHYLDGLIGMKTSAAIEFPKEEPETIYGNKDLSFEGNKTPERIAQLGDTEAPSDLLIEEEASFGFLNFECLPNEDAVGEADLLKDVVQEMVTSGDKAISDIIIDVDVSVQNSSEEGIGILVEENLESLSPTEAEAVIVHQMKEDSSESATKPDQVATQNIVGRGISKNNLLLPDQFIGEGIAIAIAKCKRFMEESDEEGQFNPKEPNFLPLEPEPEAEKVDLRHQELDEKKNAEEWMVDYALRQTVTKLGPARKKKVALLVEAFEKVMPITKHELNQSHSSAFGHARPVQACN